Proteins encoded by one window of Pseudomonas sp. LS44:
- a CDS encoding SPOR domain-containing protein — protein MALLDKGLKQRIVGALVLVALAVIFLPMLLSREDETRRLVVDAPSMPEAPAIPKIKVEPVPIPEPLPDEPIPSDPAENTSADTGNSPADAPVITSKVPVTAQTPAATATPPAVKAPSVQSPPQATRLDANSLPVSWSIQLASLSSRASAENLQKTLRGQGYNAYIRSIDGMNRVFVGPVIERAEADRLRDQLNRQQKLNGFIVRFQPESS, from the coding sequence ATGGCTTTGCTGGATAAAGGGCTCAAGCAACGCATTGTCGGCGCGCTGGTGTTGGTGGCATTGGCGGTTATCTTTCTGCCCATGCTGCTGTCGCGCGAGGATGAGACGCGGCGTTTGGTGGTAGACGCTCCCAGCATGCCGGAAGCGCCGGCCATCCCGAAGATCAAAGTCGAACCGGTCCCGATTCCTGAGCCGCTTCCGGACGAGCCGATCCCATCCGATCCGGCAGAGAATACTTCGGCAGATACAGGCAACTCTCCGGCTGATGCGCCAGTGATTACTAGCAAGGTGCCCGTAACTGCACAAACTCCTGCAGCAACTGCTACGCCTCCTGCCGTCAAGGCGCCCTCCGTCCAGAGCCCGCCTCAAGCGACCCGTCTGGACGCCAACAGTTTGCCAGTGAGTTGGTCGATACAATTGGCCAGCCTTTCAAGCCGGGCAAGCGCCGAGAACTTGCAAAAAACACTGCGTGGTCAGGGCTACAACGCTTATATCCGCAGTATTGACGGCATGAACCGGGTTTTTGTCGGGCCGGTGATTGAGCGGGCAGAGGCCGACCGCTTGCGTGACCAGCTCAATCGCCAGCAAAAGCTCAACGGTTTTATTGTCCGCTTCCAGCCGGAATCCAGCTAA